Within Rhipicephalus microplus isolate Deutch F79 chromosome 9, USDA_Rmic, whole genome shotgun sequence, the genomic segment TGGTAAAGATGGAAGTTTTTTACTGGGCATGCTTttgcctacaaaaaaaaaagaagtcaaagTACAAGCAACGTTCGCAGTGATATGATTACAGTGAGCATGGACGTCGCTCGTGAATAATTTGATTGTCTTTAGAGCATGTCGTATTTTATACATGAGTAACCGAAAATTCTAGCACCATTACGTATGCTTGTGTTAGCTATAGAGTAATCTTGATTACTCGCACTATGCACGCCGTCTTATTAGAACAGCCTGGTACATCTTGGGTAAACGTGCTTTTAACCGAACAGGGACGGACTGAACGCACCACAAACACagagcgcagactaacaactatTTCATTTTCAAACATTTTCTTCGCATATATACACAAAGGAAAGGCATAGCAAAAAGACCTGAGGCAAGATAAAAACGAAGTAGTCAAATGGGCATGCACATGAAAAAATTGAGTTGTTTCTATAAAATGAATTTCTTTTGAACGAAGGTGCACTGATACATTTGTTGGCATGTATCATATCATAaaataaagtagttgttagtcTACACTCTGTGTTTGTGGCTGTCCAGTCTATCCCTGTATGGTTAAAAGTGCGTTTACCCAAGATGCAACACCAGCTGGCCCATGGCTCTTTAGTCCTGGTACAGTTGGAACAATCGTTCCAAACATTCAGGCAGGGCCTGTGCCAAATAGATTTATAAAATTTTGTGAGCAAAACCCGATCACGTAAACATAAGGCAATAAAGCATAGCCATGCCATTCACAACAACCAATCGAATGATCGTATGTTCTGTTTAACTGTAGCTTCAAGCGTGGCGTACGCACGCAGCACAGCTCGTCTGCCGCTTACCTTATACAGCTCCTCGTCGAATTGGCTGAGCTGGGCCACCTCCTGCATGACCTCCTTGCGCATGAAGAAGGGTGTATACAGGGGCGAGTAGCCCTTGGCGTGAAGCATCTGCAACGCCAGCTGAAGCAGGGCCTGCTCCAAGAACACGGCGGCGTTCTGCACGAACATGAATGTCGCCATTTTCTTAAGAAAGGGTGTGGGAACAACCTTGTTCAAGTTACAGCCATGACTTTGAAATGGGATGTCAAAGCACCTGCATTTTTAAAAAAGTCCTATATCATACAGCGGTTGTATCAATTAGAAAAGCTGGTCAGCATTTTGACAAGAGGACCTATACAGTTGTTAAGGCCTACCTCTCGGTTTCGTGTCTCGTCCGAGTTCTTCCACCTTCTACTTTTGCGCTAAAAATATATCGCACGCTATGCggtcatcgtcatcagcatcagcctgactatgcccactgcagggcaaaggcctctcccatggtctgccaatcaacccggtattctgctttctgctgccacgttataccggCAAACTTTGTAATCACATCGGCcctcctaactttctgtctccccttcatgcgtttgctttctctgggaatccaatcagttacccttaatgaccagcggttatcctgactatgcgctacgtgcccggctcatgtccatttgaATCTCATGTAAAAGGAAATTGGTTAAACGGACTTGCTGCTTAAATGAAAGAATTGTCTCTGATATCACTGATTTAGTACTTGTATTTCAACTCTCTGTTCATCTCTCGCTAAACGAAACTCCCGTCAAATAAAACATATTTTACTGGTCCCTTTAGGTTCTACTTAACAAGAGTCTACAGTATTTTATCAAACATTGTGTTTAAAAGAAAGAGCTAGCTCAGCAACACAGGAAGAATTAATAATAATGTCTAGGGTTTTACAAGCCACAATATGGTTAAAAggcatgccgtagtggaggtacCATAAATTTAAACCATCTAGTTTTCACACTACGCGTTGATACGTCTATTACCCTGATCGATCTTTAGCTgcgccctctttttttctttactatcgCTCAGCAGTATTTTCCCTGACAGTTCTGCTTTGGGACCTTTTCGTGTACTTACACAGCCTGTGTGCATGTAGTCCTGTACGACACTATGCTTGGCAAGCTCCAAATTAGAAATAAATTAAAAGGCTGCAAGACAGACAAAGTCTTACTTTTTACCACACCATCATGTCAATAATGATGTAATCGATACCACTCCGACACGATCTCTAACATACACGCTTAATAAGCATGATCATCCTATATGTGAGAagcttattgtttttttttttttcactcaaagtGCGAATGCCTTGAGAGACTTCTAGGTGAGAACGGGAGGCAGGTGACCTCCCACACAAATGGCGCGGTAATAACAAGCCCTCTCAAAAATGAAACTGTGCACTAACCATGAGGTAGTAGCCACGCCCGCCAGCCGTGACGGAGCCCCTGTCGCCATCCATGCCATTGATCATGACGATTAAATCAACGTGCGAATACTTCTTTTTTGTTGCGACGTCTCCGTGGGTCTTTATCACAGCATTTTCATCCTGCAGAACAAAAAGTTATTACAACATTCATTTAGAGTTCTAGATGCTCCACTTCCTCACTCCCTCACTGCCATTACAAAATTTGAAATACCATATATTTTATGACTGCTTTCAAAACCCAAAACAAATATCTTCTGAACAGACATGAAACAATGTGAATAATCATTTCAAGCTCTGCGTGGCTGTGTCAGTAAAGTAAGTGTTACACTGCCAGTTTCTTCTTGTTCTTGAATTGACCTTGCTAGGTTGTCCTTCAATATCCAATTATTGCTACTCATTTGAATAACCCTCGTCGCATGGGCATGTTTGTTCGGGATCTGACTGGCCAACCACAACTGGGTCATTTTTGAAAACCGCAAAGGGAGTCAACCAGAGTCATGAAATGTGAATCGGACTGGGCTCGGTGATGTCCAAATGTGCCTTGAGTGACCGGTCGAGTGCCGGAACACGATCGGCTTCATGGTTTGTAGTCTCCCAAAGCGactttgagagacgctgtagacGAAGGCTCCGTATAATCTCTACCACCTCGGTTCCCTTAACATGCATCGACCTTACAAAAGCCTATAGCATGTTTCTTCCCTCAAAATGCAACAGCTGTTAAGCAGTGCAATCACTGATCCACCTCAGCGACCATGGTGTATCAGAAGTGAAAGAGACATGGGGCCCACACCTCGTCGTTGGAGACGACACACGACTCATGGAGCCAGTTGCCCATTTCTCGGAGAGCGGCATTTCGTTCCGCCTCGTAGGTGTCCAGGTCCTTGTTACACTGAACTATGGCTTCGTCGATGAGCACCCTGATTCGCTTTATCTGGTTGACAGTGAGGCTCTggaaaaagaaacagaaacaaaAGTAGAAGCGACAAGGCCAAGTTTGGAGAACGTCTCTGAAGACGTGTAGAAAGGAAATGCTATGCACCAGATGCCATCTATCCATAATCGTTGCTAGCAGCTATAGTTTTCTGCTGTTTAGCATAAGGTGACGCACTCTGTTTTCAGTTGCTGTGTTCGTATTACGATTGAAGCAAAATGCAGAAGAGCTACACATTGCAAATTAGCGGGACCACAGTGCCAGAAGGCATGCACTGACGATAATTAGAAGTTCTTCAAATACTAGCGTAAAGCTTCTCTTGTGGTCCAAATGTAGCTTTGGGAAGGTAAAATAACTTTATCATTAAAACAACAAATGCAATAGATGGCTCTGCTTTGGTATTGTCTTGATGTGTATGAGTCATGAGAAAAATGAAGGGGAATGTTTTTAGGGCATCCCAGAACTGTTCCTTTAAAAATGCTGTTTTAAGAACTGTGTTAGAAACGACAACTGACATGACTTTGAGATCAACTGTGATGGTTTAGTTTATTGGAAACGTGGTAAACATTGTTACTGTTCATAGCACTGGGTTGAAGATTGCTGCAGTCTGTGTAAACTGTAGCATTTTTTTAGCGAAGCTTGTGAAGGGCTCATTTATAAGACGGTACAGCAATTTACCTGTAACACCTCCGACGTGAGTTCGCTCAGCTTTTCAACGACGCTGTCGGGCAAATGGTCACCTTCTCCAACATTCTCTTTTTTCTGAaaccaacagcaaaaaaaaaaaaaagagcacaatgTCTATTAGGCGTGCTCCGCTGGCCGTCCAGCGATGACAAGACAATGGGACACAAGAAGAATGCTATGAGACAGTACTACAATAGCACTTTCAGACCACGATCTAACATAGAAAAATGAAAACGTAGGCGACGTACAACCGTGGCAAACGTTGTCGTCGGTAAAGGTTCAGAGGCAAAGTCGAAATCGGAACCTTCGTGCGATAAGGTCATGCGTAAACAGGTCGCTACGAACTCCTGAAACCGAGACCACTTCGAGTTGCGTTTTGGGGTTTCAGAACGGACCTCAGCGTAACGAAGTACGCTAGGTGGTTTCGTGCGAGCAATACAAACAGTCACTGATCGGCTGTCAATGACTTACCTTCATCTTCTGGCCGATCTCCTTGCTGCACAGGTTTTTCAACTTGTTCCAGTTGTCCAGTTGGTGCCTCACTGTGGGAAACGAAACGCGGGCAGGGACCGTCAGACGTGCCGGTTGGAAGCATTTTACACACGTCTCTGCTTATATCCCGCATGGCATCCGAAAAAGCGAGTGACGAAACGCGGAGCCGCGATTGCCCGATACACCACGCGCACGCAAAGCGCAAGAAAACGTGCTTTCGCTAGCCGCTTGTCATTCACACACAACTCACGTTTTCGCCACACCGTATCGGCATCCACGACTTTGTCCACGAGCCCGGGATCCTTAAAACGCCTCCTCTGGTTCTGCCGAATCTTCTCGGGGTCTCCACCCTTGTCGGCGCGAAATAGTTCTAGGTCCAAAACCATTTTTACGTTTTGCCGGCTGGTCGATCCGTAACGTGAAGTTGGCGAGGCGAGGCAGAAAGGGAGGAAACGAGTCGAACGACAGACAAACAACGCGTGGCAGTTTCTGAACGCTTGGGGAAAGCACGGACACTACCGCTTCTTAGAAGTCTACTAAAAGTTTACTATGCTTATTTCTCTATAAAAAACTGCAACGTAAGTGTTTGTGATTGCTCATAGATGTCCCTAGGCGCCTCAGTTGTTGCGGCGTTGTTTTTGAGAGCGAAATGCAGCGGTCGCATCCGAAACCAACTAGCTTTTATCGCGTAAAAAACTAAATTGCCGAGCTATCAAGTGTTTGAGCCTGCACCTACAACTATGGGTACGTTGGCTTCACCGTCAATGTTTTGCATGTTTCGGATTCTTGCTGAAAGTAGGGATTCATGTGTCGTACGACCCCTGACACTTGCAGTTGTTGTTACGACCGCTCAGTTAAAAGCGCTATCACCCaacctatataaaaaaaaaactgccgggaGGCCGTATTGCCAGTCATTTCCGCTCTGTTCTTACTGCTGTCAACTTTCGGTTTCCCCCCTTACAGCTCTGTCCGCCATATCTCTCAGAGCGCGAGCCAAGTTGCACGAGTTGCTCGCGAGGTCGTTTCTGAGTTCGTCGGCATCGCGCAAGATGTTTAGCTCGTCCACTTCGAACGGTAACCTCGTCGCCGTGTGCCAAGTGACGTCCACGTCGGATAAGGCGGCCAACTTTGAAACGTGCTCCGCGCTCATCCACAAGGCACAGGAGAGAGGAGCCAAGGTGAGAGCTCGACATCGAAACAGCTAGGAGATCGCTCATTTGTTAAGCTCAAACATACAAGTTTCAAAAGCGTTCCCGCGACACGATATGTGCACgtgttattgttgttttaagtGGCTGGCTAGGTGTATTGGTCTAGTCCTAACTTTATTAACACTTGTTGATCGAAACATTCATATCTTGTAAAACGAACCGAGTTGACCAAGCAAGTGTCTCTTCGATAAGACCGTACAAGTCAGCCGCTGCTGACTCGTGCGAGCTAAAATTTGGTTCAGAGATCGCATCGCCCGGTGTATTCAGTAACATGTTTACTATTATAAGATTATTAGTGCACATTGTCAGACCCAACGCCACTCTCAAAATGTCGATTTCATTCATTTTGACAATGACTCCCTCCTGGCTCCACCTTTCAACATTACGGTGAAACATGGCGTGCGTGTTCGTATTTCTTGAGAATTCATATTTAGGGAGGCGAGCCCTTACCTTGTGAATATTCACAGTGGCAATGTAATTGACCAGCATAGCTAAAGGCATCCGTGCCATGTGCTTTGAACTTCCTGTTCTCTTCCAGGTGGTTTTTTTGCCAGAAGCAGTCGACTTCATAGCGGAAAAGAAGGCACAAGCGTATGAACTGGCAGAGCCGCTGGACGGTCCAATTGTTACCCAGTACAAGGAACTCGCAAAGAAGCTGGGTGTGTGGCTCTCACTTGGCAGCGTCCATGTTAAGGTACATGCTGAGCCGCCTAAAAATGAATATGTGTATATAGGACTTAATTGGGAAATTAATACGCAAGCGAATCCGCATTACCATGCTCTCTTCCTACATTTTGCTCCATGATTCGTATTTCAATTTCTTAGCAAGGGCGTTTTGTGGTAGATGTCTAGAACAAGTACAGGGAAACCATTTCCATTGAAACACTTATCCATTACTTCAACCAGCTAACTACTAGGTGAGGCCGCCAACATGGTTTTAACCTAGCTGCTTGGCAAACATCATAACGTGTTCTGCAAACCTGCCTCTGTAATTAAATTTTAAAAAGGTTTTCTGTGTACAAGTTCTTGAGCGTTTAAGTTATTCCTTTACAAAAATATATCTGTAAGGCTCATACGTGCGTACTATATGTTGTGTGGGATACATAATCTAGCTTGCACTCCATTTCGTGCGTAGTCAACCCTTACTTTATGGCAGAGGAGCTAATATGCAGTTTTTAAGAAGACATTACGGAGAAGCAGCCTGAATGTTCTGCGGAGCATTGATGGGATAGTACCTCTTAAAACTATAGCTGTGCAAACAGAAAAATCTTGTGTGCAAAGAGAATTCCAGTATTGAAATGTGAGTGAGAACTGAatagaatatttttttaatactttGAAGCAAAGAGGATTACTAAGCGAATTCTTATGAGATAAccacatgaaagtgtttcttttggaCGAAGTGCTGACAGATGGTGTTTCATATAGTTTTCGTATCaataatgaggcaatgcagaggctgaATTTCATTTATGTAGATGATTTGGCGTATCCAAGGTGTTGTGGACAACGCTTTACACGTGAAAAGCAAAGATGCTATTTTCTCCTCGTCTCTTGATCTTCAAAAttctgtggaagcccaactgatgtggTGGACAAGGTGTGCTCCCTCTGAGTCTGGAGTTCCAGATCTGCCGTATAGACGTCAATATATAAGAACCAGAGCTGTGCGAATAACAAAATTTTGTGTGGGAAATGAATTCAAATACATAATAAAGTACGAGTTCAAATAGAATTGAATATTTTTTGAATAAATGTCGAAGATTTGTTCACTATTTTTCCAATACTTCGAAGTGAGAGTACGTACAGAAAAAAGGTTGCAGAATACATTCTTATGAGGTAGGAACCATGGAAGTGTTTATTTCGGCTAGGTTGATGAAGTGTTAGAGGTATGTCTTTCCTCAGTTGTTTaatcaagaatgaggcaatgcagagacTGAATTGTATTTATGTACATCATAACATGATTTGGTGGCAACCAATGGGGTGTCacaacactttacacatgaaagCAAAACCTGCTTCTTTCTCCTCTCTCCTTTTCAACTTCTGTGGAGGCCCAACTGATTGACGGGAAAGGGCATGCTCCCTTCGAATTGGAGTTGGTAAACTGATCTGTAGACAACAATGTATAACACATCAGAAATGTCGAATGCTGGAAATCTTCATCCGATTTTTTGGGGGGCTTTCTGGATCGCAACAGCAGAAATGGCATTAATTAAAGCTCCCATCTTTGCCATGTAGGTTCGAACCAGTGTTTCAGTGAGTGAATCCATTTTTAGCTGTAGTGTAGCCATAAAGGCTGATTTGTTGCAATATCTTAATGTGATGCAGTGTAGTATATTTAAAAATATGAAGGAGCCATTGTAACAGTACAGTACTTTTCCATGTTAGACCAAGCGTTTTCTTGAGTCGACGCATTTGGAACCGTAACAAAGTCTGAAAGGCAGGTTCGCTGCGATTTTAGAGTATGACCGGGTGAAGCATAATAAAAATCTGAAGGGGTCATTGTCAATAGAACGTTGACTGTGTTTGTCTTTGGGAAGTTGGAATACTTCAAATAGTATGATTCCGGTGCAAGTTGAATAGCAAAAACTATTTGGAAAATACTCAAAAGTTCGAATATCTGCTCGctcttagtaaaaaaaaaaacaaaaattttttcaGAAATACAAAGCTTGTGCCAGTTTCGCAAAAGAGAGCAAATATAGTATATGAAGCATTTAGTGGGATGAAGTAGaggtggatttatttatttactaacACAAGCATCGCAgaagcattgtgtaaggggggtcaGATACAAGAGTAAGAACAAAGTAAGTTCACATTGAAAACAAATGGCAAAATTCAACAGTTCGGCAGAATAGGTGTTACCGTGCAAGTGCTGAGCTAGTGATATCAGACGTCAGATTACAAGGCATTTTAACTCGGGATGCACATTGTGTTACGTATGCAATGTATACACAGTACACAAGTTACGCTAATTACCGGTATTAGCTCAAATAGTGGTGCATATTACAGCCAATCCTAAACAGCAGCATTGGCGAGCATGCAGGATGCATAATGGGCTATATTGTGTTTGGTCTTTATAACAACACCTTTCAGGACCCAAAAGAAGCAAGCAATCGCATTTACAACACGCATGTGATCATCAACAGCACGGGAGACACGATAGGAACGTATAGCAAGGTGCACCTCTTCGACGTTGATGTTGGAACGGTGAGGAGCCGAGAGTCTGACTACACAGTTGCGGGCTCAGCGATCCCCACACCTGTCGCCACACCTGCTGGAAAAGTAGGCCTTGGAATTATAtcctttcttgtattttttttgttACATTATATGTAGTGCCTAGAACAGGTGTGTGTCTTTTAGCATACGTTTTTAACATGTCATGCTATGCCGAAAAGCTTTATTTTCTCTGTGTCTGGCTCTGGTTGACTTTTTAACACAATGTCGTCAAAGAGCTTCTTTTTCagagattcgggcatggtgttgGCGTCAGTGGTTGGTATTGAAAAATCATTACCTTGTCTGTGCCAAAAAATTTaataagatgcaaataaaatgaataataaaaattttcagtttgaagtgagGATCAGACCTAAGCCGTCCGTGTGGCAAACATGTGTTCTACCAAAGAGCCATGTCATTGCTTGCAACAGCTTTGTTAAAAAACAATATATAAATTTGACGTGGAAGGAGTCGCATTAACGTATGCCATCTGTCACGGCAAAATTCTAGAATCGCAACAAGCGTCAAAACTTGTGAATTGCTCAACGAGTGCGTGGTTTAGAGCTGCCCACTCATTTTAAAGTGTGCAAGTACGCACATGTATGTGACATGTTATGAACGAGTAGTGGGTACTTTGCCAATTAGTGAAAGGAAGAATTATGGCGTAGTGTGTACTAAGCAGCTGTACAATCAGTAGACATTCCAGGAAGTttactaaggttgcacggcgggcttgctGTTGTGTCTTCTCTGTCCTGTCCTGAATGCGCTATACCCCAGATTCCAGAAAGGTTTGAAATGGCTGACGTTACGCACACAAACGCTCCTGTCTTTGCAGCATGGTTGAAGGCGACGTGCATGGGGCCTGATTACACTATCAcgttgtactcttgaaggcgaagctcaaatGTCCTCCCAAGTTAGTTCGTCCTTTACTTCTCTTGTTTAGTTGTTGTAGTCCTCTTTTTAAATTTTTACTTGGTATGTGCAGACTTTCATTTTGTGTAAATAAAGATTGCTAGTTTAGGTTCAGAATCGCCATTGTTATATGTATAAGACTAAAGGAAAGCAGCACAAAATTGACAGGACAAGGGAGTGGTACCAGGTAGCTCCTATCCTTCTTGCCTTGTGTGTTGTCCTGTAAGTTTTCTGCTTTTATTTAGTCTGATATATAACAaacatagtgcttcataaagaaagcaacagaataccaatcaagaagggtgtaaggcagggggacacaatctccccaatgctatttaccgcatgcttacaggaggttttcagaagcctagaatgggaacagttagggataagagttaatggagagtaccttagtaacctgcgcttcgccgatgacattgcattgctgagtaactcaggggacgaattgcaactcatgattacggagttagacaaggagagcagaaaggtgggtcttaaaattaatctgcagaaaacgaaagtaatgtacaacaacctcggaaaggagcagcgctttgagataggtaatagtgcacttgaagttgtaaaagactatgtctacttagggcaggtaataaccgcagagcctaaccacgagattgaagtaactagaagaataagaatggggtggagcacattcggcaagcaccctcaaattatgacaggtagattgccactatccctcaagaggaaggtatataacagctgtatcttgccggtacttagctacggagcagaaacctggagacttacaaagagggttcagcttaagttgaggatgacgcagcgagcaatggaaagaaaaatggtaggtgtaaccttaagagacaagaagagagcagagtggattaggggacaaacgggggttaaggatatcatagttgaaataaagaagaggaaatggacatgggccgggcatgtagcgcgtagacaggataaccgctggtcattaagggtaactaactggattcccagagaagggaagcgggttagggggagacagaaggttaggtgggcagatgagattaagaagtttgcgggtataaactggcagcagcaagcacaggaccgggttaactggcggaacatgggagaggcctttgtcctgcagtggacgtagccaggctgatgatgatgatgatgatgataacaaacCTGAATATAAAGAAATATtgtttataacaaagtaaataatgAATAGTAACGGAATAAATGCAGTGTTAGGAATAGCCTTTATAACGAAtatttggatataacaaacttgttTTTGCTtaagatgcaacttcgttataatgaggtttgagtgtacaggaGGCACTTCATAGTTTATACTTTGGGTTAATGCAAACATATTTTTAAATTTTGGACGACCCACTGtgttttaaatttattttgatgCTGCTTAGTTGAAATTGCTCCGTATGCTACAGTACACTGATGTCATACAGGAAAGCGCACAAAGATAGGGGCTACCAGGTCATCGCAAGGCAGCACATTTTGCCCATTACACAAGCACGCTGTGTTACAGAACCTTTGGCATGTACTCGGTGAACTGctaaaaaaaattttgaagttGCATTGTGGCCTTAACGCTTTCGCTCTACTGCTATGACCTGCGGTTTCCCGAATTCTCTCTCAGCCTGACCAAAATGGGGGCCGAGATATTGACGTACCCGTCGGCGTTTACAGTGCCCACCGGAATGGCTCACTGGGAGGTCAGTTTATATGCATTGGTGTATGTTTGGCGCCTGCAGAAGGCATGTGAACGTGGTCTAATGAGAGTTTTtttaattagttttttttcttctttgttgcaACAGCACAAATATTATTTCAGTATGCCTTGAAGTGTCATATTCCATGTGAGTATATGAAAAAAATTCGATGGTACATTATCATGCCAGAGTTACCTGGTAGTTTTTTTTAAGAGGCTTACTTAAGCATTGGGGAATTCACCAGCACCATCGCACATATTTTTTTCACTCATCCCAGTTGTTTATAATACAAAATGGACACTTACAAGATGAATGAACAACTGGAACATTTGTTGACAtttgatgccccgccgcggtggtctagtggctaaggtactcggctgctgacccgcaggtcgcgggatcgaatcccggctgcggcggctgcatttccaatggaggcggaagtgtcgtaggcccgtgtgctcagatttgggtgcacgttaaagaacaccaggtggtcgaaatttccagagccctccactacggcgtctctcataatcatatggtggttttgggacgttaaaccccacataccatacCAATTTGTTGACGTTTCTAAGCTGGCAATACTCTTGGTTCAACTCGAAGTTAATGAGAGagaacaaaaaaggaaaatatTACTATTAGAGTGTTACACATTTATTTGATCTTAAATTCATATACTGCAATGGAACATTCTGTCAAGATTATTGATCCCCTT encodes:
- the SerRS gene encoding seryl-tRNA synthetase, which produces MVLDLELFRADKGGDPEKIRQNQRRRFKDPGLVDKVVDADTVWRKLRHQLDNWNKLKNLCSKEIGQKMKKKENVGEGDHLPDSVVEKLSELTSEVLQSLTVNQIKRIRVLIDEAIVQCNKDLDTYEAERNAALREMGNWLHESCVVSNDEDENAVIKTHGDVATKKKYSHVDLIVMINGMDGDRGSVTAGGRGYYLMNAAVFLEQALLQLALQMLHAKGYSPLYTPFFMRKEVMQEVAQLSQFDEELYKVIGKGGDGAVDEKYLIATSEQPIAAFHRDEWLSPEALPIRYAGISSCFRQEVGSHGRDTRGIFRVHQFEKVEQFCITSPHDNKSWEMFDEMIGNAEEFCQKLGIPYRVVSIVSGALNNAAAKKHDLEAWFPGSGAFRELVSCSNCLDYQARRLLVRYGQTKKMNAQTEYVHMLNATMCATTRVICAILENNQTDEGVIVPEALRPFMPPAYREMIPFVKPAPIDEAETKKQRKHREGMEKKGGDEKKEE